A single window of Atribacterota bacterium DNA harbors:
- a CDS encoding sugar ABC transporter substrate-binding protein, whose amino-acid sequence MKKIIYFLLISILVFNFSALAEENLKLIGWTYEVDTWNHLLDVFEDQYGIKTDDFYNIPSDNYYEKLVASFISGTEYDVIVVRDSNLAAWASAGWLEPIDGFEGVERYKEEIPDGALAQMSYEGHLYGLPYYAGRYVFVYNEEHLKKAGIDNPPKTWDELLEQARIIKEKGISEHPIIFIMTKSSNIMENWEQLIFSRGGKLFNESHDPLFNEGDSAAFEALEWLKGAMKEGLLDQASLSSTTADVNRAMAAGTRTFTLLSDYNVAQLNDPKSSQAAGKIKMALVPGNDKVISGTTSYIRLYCISKNSKQKENAWKLVQFLGGRDKNDDYYTGKYWALNFGLGFVQKPLYEDKEVSDYITKWGDPDIIKKQDEYAGATPYRFTPWFDEWQTNAWGELQKAVLGEKPIEIILKDLEKSAKELKADY is encoded by the coding sequence ATGAAGAAAATTATTTATTTTTTATTGATTTCTATTCTTGTTTTTAATTTTTCAGCTTTAGCAGAAGAAAACTTGAAATTGATTGGATGGACTTATGAGGTCGATACTTGGAACCATTTGCTAGATGTATTCGAAGATCAATATGGTATTAAAACAGATGATTTTTATAATATCCCGAGTGATAACTATTACGAAAAATTAGTTGCAAGCTTTATTAGCGGAACAGAATATGATGTTATTGTGGTACGTGATTCTAATCTTGCCGCATGGGCAAGTGCTGGTTGGCTTGAACCAATAGATGGTTTTGAAGGAGTTGAACGGTACAAAGAAGAAATACCTGATGGAGCTTTAGCTCAAATGTCATATGAAGGACATTTATATGGTTTACCTTATTATGCTGGTCGTTATGTTTTCGTTTATAATGAAGAACATCTAAAAAAAGCAGGCATAGATAATCCTCCAAAAACATGGGATGAATTGTTGGAACAAGCAAGAATAATAAAAGAAAAAGGTATATCTGAACATCCAATAATTTTTATAATGACAAAGTCTAGTAATATTATGGAGAATTGGGAGCAATTAATTTTTTCTAGAGGTGGAAAGCTTTTCAATGAGAGTCATGATCCGTTATTTAATGAAGGAGATAGTGCTGCTTTTGAAGCACTAGAATGGCTTAAAGGCGCTATGAAAGAAGGTTTGTTGGACCAGGCAAGTCTTAGTTCAACTACCGCTGATGTTAATAGAGCTATGGCAGCTGGAACAAGAACATTTACTTTGTTATCAGACTATAATGTTGCACAGTTAAATGATCCAAAAAGTTCACAAGCAGCAGGTAAGATTAAAATGGCTTTAGTTCCAGGAAATGACAAGGTTATAAGTGGTACTACATCATATATAAGACTTTATTGTATAAGCAAAAACAGTAAACAAAAAGAAAATGCCTGGAAGTTAGTCCAATTTTTAGGTGGCAGAGATAAGAATGATGATTATTACACTGGAAAATATTGGGCATTAAATTTTGGCTTGGGATTTGTACAAAAACCTCTCTATGAGGATAAAGAAGTCTCAGATTATATTACTAAATGGGGAGATCCTGATATTATCAAAAAGCAAGATGAATATGCTGGTGCAACACCATACAGATTCACCCCATGGTTTGATGAGTGGCAAACAAATGCATGGGGAGAACTCCAGAAAGCTGTATTGGGTGAGAAGCCAATAGAGATAATTTTAAAAGATCTTGAAAAAAGCGCTAAAGAATTGAAGGCAGATTACTAG
- a CDS encoding sugar ABC transporter permease, with product MKKNYLKYFEKNESIFAWFLNIPSSIIILLVVVFPVFYSFYISLFDLNLRRTGVKRFIGIGNYLNHLTSLKFLVTLQRTFIFVFFDVLLVLVLALAISILLNQKFKGRGILRAAILIPWAIPSVVNGIMWKWILDSSYGILNAVLKGLGLIDQYIPFLSIPFSAFVFAIIASVWKELPFAIILLLAGLQSIPQELYEAARVDGATVWQQFKSITLPMISTTLMVVLIFQTMIALKVFDLIYVLTSGGPGDSTEVVGWLLYTEAFKFLKFGSGSAIGYIIAFITFLIVIIYYKFLNREIY from the coding sequence ATGAAAAAAAATTATTTAAAATATTTTGAAAAAAATGAATCAATATTTGCTTGGTTTTTAAATATACCATCATCGATTATTATTCTACTTGTAGTTGTGTTTCCAGTTTTTTACTCCTTTTATATCAGTTTATTTGATCTAAATTTAAGAAGAACAGGAGTAAAACGTTTTATTGGTATTGGAAATTACCTAAACCACCTGACTTCTTTAAAGTTCTTGGTGACCTTACAAAGAACATTTATTTTCGTTTTTTTCGATGTATTATTAGTATTGGTCTTGGCATTAGCAATTTCAATATTGCTTAACCAGAAATTCAAAGGTAGGGGGATACTAAGAGCTGCTATTTTAATTCCTTGGGCAATTCCAAGTGTTGTCAATGGAATTATGTGGAAATGGATATTAGATTCAAGTTATGGTATTTTAAATGCAGTATTAAAAGGACTTGGTTTAATTGATCAGTATATTCCTTTTTTATCTATTCCTTTTAGTGCATTTGTCTTTGCGATAATCGCTAGTGTATGGAAGGAATTGCCGTTTGCTATTATTTTACTTCTAGCTGGCTTACAGTCTATACCACAAGAATTATATGAGGCGGCTAGGGTTGATGGAGCTACGGTTTGGCAACAATTTAAAAGCATTACTTTACCCATGATTTCTACAACTTTAATGGTAGTTTTAATTTTTCAAACAATGATTGCTCTTAAGGTTTTTGATTTAATTTATGTATTAACTTCTGGTGGCCCTGGAGATTCTACAGAAGTCGTTGGTTGGCTTCTATATACAGAAGCTTTTAAATTTCTAAAATTTGGTAGCGGGAGTGCAATAGGCTATATTATTGCTTTTATAACATTTTTAATTGTAATTATATATTACAAATTTCTTAATAGAGAAATCTATTAA